From one Gemella morbillorum genomic stretch:
- a CDS encoding TlyA family RNA methyltransferase — protein MAKERADVLCVSQGLFESREKAKRAIMAGIVYNENIRIDKAGEKVDSTAELRIKGKQMPYVSRGGLKLEKAINELGFSVKDKVMIDIGSSTGGFTDCALQNGAKFVYALDVGTNQLVWKLRNDERVKVMEQTNFRHSVKEDFDVYEIDIASIDVSFISLSLILPNLSEIIKDGGEVCALVKPQFEAGRDKVGKGGIVRDKKVQLEVVEKVLLLANSVGFSMTNLSYSPITGGEGNIEFLMLLKYNATKEIENKVINIEHIVNNAHNHFK, from the coding sequence ATGGCAAAAGAAAGAGCGGATGTCCTTTGTGTTAGTCAAGGATTATTTGAGTCAAGAGAAAAAGCTAAACGTGCTATTATGGCAGGTATAGTTTATAATGAAAATATAAGGATAGATAAGGCTGGAGAAAAAGTAGATTCTACTGCCGAGCTTAGAATAAAAGGGAAACAAATGCCTTATGTTAGCCGTGGAGGCTTGAAATTAGAAAAAGCAATTAATGAACTAGGTTTTTCAGTAAAAGATAAAGTAATGATAGATATAGGTTCTTCAACAGGGGGATTTACTGATTGTGCTTTACAAAATGGTGCTAAATTTGTTTATGCTTTAGATGTTGGAACTAATCAATTAGTTTGGAAATTACGTAATGATGAGCGTGTAAAAGTGATGGAACAGACTAACTTTAGACATTCTGTCAAAGAAGATTTTGATGTGTATGAGATTGATATAGCATCGATAGATGTTTCATTTATTTCATTATCACTGATTTTACCAAATCTCTCAGAGATTATAAAAGATGGAGGAGAGGTTTGTGCTTTAGTAAAACCTCAGTTTGAAGCTGGGAGAGACAAAGTAGGGAAAGGCGGTATAGTTCGCGATAAAAAAGTCCAACTTGAAGTTGTAGAAAAAGTGTTACTACTGGCTAATAGTGTTGGCTTTAGTATGACAAATCTATCATATTCTCCAATAACAGGTGGAGAGGGAAATATCGAATTTTTAATGTTATTAAAATATAACGCTACAAAAGAAATAGAAAACAAAGTTATTAATATTGAACATATAGTAAATAATGCTCATAATCATTTTAAATAG
- a CDS encoding phage tail tip lysozyme, translating into MSRSYAKKKNSNKTQSKEKNKTQKTRTINKTKNFKSKDKKRSHSKNLRVTKRVRNIATTTRNIKQKILPTVVGVFLVILVGVVIVEYYDNTKIIIQRQLVGSTNVERAWNFYQEEGFSEEATAGILGNFMRESKMNPTVEEIGNKIGYGIAQWSFTRRTDLEKWTKENNFLVSSLEGQLNFSIYEMQKMKFGKYSYAQFKKLKDVREATEVFEKHFERAGVVALDERIKYAQETYNQYSKTKDRSS; encoded by the coding sequence TTGTCTAGAAGTTATGCGAAAAAGAAAAATTCAAATAAAACCCAAAGTAAAGAAAAAAATAAGACACAGAAAACTAGAACGATAAATAAAACAAAAAATTTTAAATCAAAAGATAAAAAAAGGAGTCACTCAAAAAATCTAAGAGTAACTAAAAGAGTTAGGAATATTGCTACTACAACAAGAAATATAAAACAAAAGATATTGCCTACAGTAGTTGGGGTGTTTTTAGTTATACTGGTTGGAGTAGTCATAGTTGAATATTATGATAATACAAAGATTATTATACAGCGTCAATTAGTAGGTAGTACCAATGTAGAGCGTGCTTGGAACTTTTATCAAGAAGAAGGATTTAGTGAAGAAGCAACTGCAGGTATATTAGGGAATTTTATGAGAGAAAGTAAAATGAATCCTACTGTAGAAGAGATAGGTAATAAAATAGGATATGGTATAGCGCAATGGAGCTTTACAAGAAGAACAGACTTAGAAAAATGGACAAAAGAAAATAATTTTTTAGTTTCGAGTTTGGAAGGTCAATTAAATTTTAGTATATATGAAATGCAAAAAATGAAATTTGGAAAGTATTCATATGCGCAGTTTAAAAAATTAAAAGATGTCAGAGAAGCTACTGAAGTATTCGAAAAACATTTTGAAAGAGCAGGGGTTGTCGCACTAGATGAACGAATAAAATATGCTCAAGAAACGTATAATCAGTATTCAAAAACAAAAGATAGAAGCAGTTAA